One stretch of Natronoarchaeum philippinense DNA includes these proteins:
- a CDS encoding D-aminoacyl-tRNA deacylase has product MIAIVVSRADFASEHIGEHLLSLADWDRRIDDAAPDAEDGGEVFRTDGFELRTFDQMHLDIEAAADAFDDPDLLVFASRHAGDTGPLLTAHFTGNFGPAKFGGEDNALATSCPRALSAVVDALDEYAPPEYDVGVEATHHGPTAVGVPSMFVELGSDEPQWDDPDGARAVAQAILDLDGVAPNAERRPGDSLRDDTASDDDAPPSDADSSIRRHVVGIGGGHYAPRFERVIRETDWHVGHIGADWALTAMGEPDAHRDVLDAAFERSGADLALVDGDHEAVVDAIEDLGYRTVGERWLRETDDVPLSLVSLLEAELSPVEDGLRFGVPAREGEAPSPTDVAIVDLPDDLLADAQGVDADAAREAVERFAYGFETAESGTRIEGAAAFPASGDAAGFSTDTDALAPDADLAAYDDLIAALAELLAAKYDTVERHNGHLLAEVEAFDPELASAAGVPEGPAFGKLSNGQPVEVDGERIAPEDVQSVQTETFEL; this is encoded by the coding sequence GTGATTGCGATCGTCGTCAGCCGTGCCGATTTCGCCTCCGAACACATCGGAGAGCACCTGCTGTCGCTCGCCGACTGGGACCGCCGAATCGACGACGCGGCCCCCGACGCCGAGGACGGCGGCGAGGTCTTCCGGACCGACGGCTTCGAACTGCGCACGTTCGACCAGATGCATCTCGATATCGAGGCCGCCGCCGACGCCTTCGACGACCCCGATCTGCTCGTCTTCGCCTCGCGCCACGCCGGTGACACCGGCCCGCTCTTGACGGCCCATTTCACCGGCAACTTCGGCCCCGCGAAGTTCGGCGGCGAGGACAACGCGCTGGCGACTTCCTGTCCGAGAGCGCTGTCGGCGGTCGTCGACGCACTCGACGAGTACGCCCCTCCCGAGTACGATGTCGGCGTCGAGGCCACCCACCACGGCCCGACGGCCGTCGGCGTCCCCTCGATGTTCGTCGAACTCGGCAGCGACGAGCCACAGTGGGACGACCCCGACGGCGCTCGCGCGGTCGCACAGGCTATCCTCGATCTGGACGGCGTCGCCCCGAACGCCGAGCGCCGTCCGGGCGACTCTTTGCGGGACGACACCGCGTCGGATGATGACGCCCCACCGAGCGACGCCGACAGTTCGATCCGTCGGCACGTCGTCGGCATCGGCGGCGGCCACTACGCCCCCCGATTCGAGCGGGTCATCCGCGAGACCGACTGGCACGTCGGGCACATCGGCGCCGACTGGGCGCTGACGGCGATGGGCGAGCCCGACGCTCACCGGGACGTGCTCGACGCCGCCTTCGAGCGCAGCGGCGCCGACCTCGCGCTCGTCGACGGCGACCACGAGGCGGTCGTCGACGCGATCGAGGACCTCGGCTACCGGACGGTCGGCGAGCGCTGGCTCCGCGAGACCGACGACGTTCCCCTGTCGCTGGTCTCGCTGCTGGAAGCCGAACTTTCGCCGGTCGAAGACGGCCTCCGATTTGGCGTCCCGGCCCGCGAGGGCGAGGCGCCGTCGCCCACCGACGTTGCAATCGTCGACCTCCCCGACGACCTGCTCGCCGACGCGCAGGGCGTCGACGCCGATGCGGCCCGCGAGGCCGTCGAACGGTTCGCCTACGGCTTCGAGACCGCGGAGTCGGGCACCCGGATCGAGGGCGCGGCGGCGTTTCCGGCGTCCGGCGACGCCGCCGGTTTCTCGACCGACACTGACGCTCTCGCCCCGGACGCCGACTTGGCAGCCTACGACGACCTGATCGCCGCGCTGGCCGAACTACTGGCGGCGAAGTACGACACCGTTGAGCGTCACAACGGCCACCTGCTGGCCGAAGTCGAAGCGTTCGACCCCGAACTCGCCAGCGCGGCCGGCGTTCCCGAGGGGCCGGCGTTCGGCAAGCTCTCGAACGGTCAGCCGGTCGAGGTCGACGGCGAGCGGATCGCTCCCGAGGACGTGCAGTCAGTCCAGACCGAGACGTTCGAGTTGTGA
- a CDS encoding DUF7559 family protein, which yields MPPTLEVECTSDDCEIDMFELHYTYDMPDDVGVEDFSCPYCGGTECLEEIQL from the coding sequence ATGCCGCCGACCCTGGAAGTCGAGTGCACGAGCGACGACTGCGAGATCGACATGTTTGAGCTGCACTACACGTACGACATGCCCGACGATGTCGGGGTCGAGGACTTCTCCTGCCCGTACTGCGGGGGGACGGAGTGCCTCGAGGAGATCCAGCTATGA